Sequence from the Bos indicus x Bos taurus breed Angus x Brahman F1 hybrid chromosome 16, Bos_hybrid_MaternalHap_v2.0, whole genome shotgun sequence genome:
TGGTCTGTTACCCCCTGCACACAGGCCTCCCGGATGCATGGTTTCTCCAGCTCTGCAGAGCCCCGTAAACTGCTGCTGTAAGCGACATGCGGTCAGCAAGGGCACCGGTATAAAGACAGACGCTAATTGAACAGTGTCAGGGCAGCACGTCACATACTCCCATCAAGTACAGGATATGAAGTGAAGAACGGAACCAGGAGAAACCATGAACTGGAGCAGGGCTGGCGGGCGCTGCGAGTGGGCTGTGCAGGAGCGCCTTGTGCACCAGCAGGAGGCCGAGACGCTCCACACCACGTTTCTACCAAGAGGCGGGAAGGACAGGCCTGACAGGAGAACACTCCATCCCTCAGCAAAAGCAGAGCATGGTTCATGGACTCTGAGTGCACATTTATAGCATAAAAGAATTTCAATTCTCTGTTTCCATAAAGCAAAAATCTCAAGTCTTTGTGATTGAGTTTCACATTAACTGGCACTTTATTTTGCTTAAAACCTAAACATTGTCAGTTTGAGAAGAAATCCACTGTGATATATAGATAGCCCCATTTTAATTCTAGGGTTTCTTCTTTTGATCCTTGGTAAAATTTTTTATCCAAGAAacagaatagatacatatatatatttaaaaacatgaaccATTAGAGAATGAGATAGGAAATCAAGAAAGATGTAAGTTTTGGCGGCCCTTGCTTCTAAGTTCTTTAAAGACTGTAGCTGAATAAAAGGATCACTGGCTCCGAGTCTCCTAGAGATAACAGGTGATGAAACTAAAAACAAGCAAACCTATATCCCCAAACAGGGTCAGGTAACCTCagttccctgccctgccccacagTAAAAAACATGAATGCCTTTTGTAGCAGTTCAGAACTCATCTTTATCTCCTACCTGCCCCATCGGTGGGAGTTCAACATCTTGATTTTTTAGACAtccatatttttgtatatagaatATAAACTTGTATTAGAtgacaactgattttttttttttaattcaggtaGAGAAAGAAGCAATAACTTTTAACTAAAACCTTCTACATTTTTCGATTCCTGTTCAACTTGCTACCATTtagcaaaaagcaaaattttcatAGTGTTTACCTCAAATCTTATTGCTTTACAACTGTGGCATAccctccattaaaaataaaaaagatgaagcAGTCAATCCAGTGATTAATTTAACATGGCTTTCATTGggaaagggggaggagggggaagaggggaTCATGACGAAGAGACCAATAGACAAAAAAGGTAAATTAAACATacaatgcttttctttaaaaaaaaaaaagaagaaaaagaagaagaaaagaagaaaatgttattttcaacaaaagggaaaaaaagcattgAAAGCCCATGAGTCAAGCCATAGCCAAAACCATATTCTATCTTaagtagcttttctttttttttccctctttttttttctttttttctctttttttttttttgttttttaaataaaatctctccCCAGACCATCATCACTTTTAATCTTCCCCAGACTGGGCTTCATCTTCAGAACCTTCATCCCCAGACTTCTCAGGTGGAGGGCTTGAAGATGCTTTCTTTTCCAGAGGGCTTTCTGGTTCCTCATCTTCTTCTTTGGGAGAAGGAGTCTTTTCCTTTGATGCCTTTGAAGCTGTGGGGCGACCCACTTTCCCCTTGCCTTTCACAGGACTTGGCgtcactgaaagaagaaaaataccaaCTTGGGGAAGGGAAGAAACGTCTAACGTTTTTAACAAAAATCAGCTACAGAACAATCTGTAAggcaaaaaaatcataaagatgacACCCCGACTTACTGCAAAGGAAGGTGGGTACTGGTTTTCAAACACTTTTAGCCAACACTACTATGTTAACAGTCATGTTTGTAATAGAGAAACAAGATGCTATAGAAACTACGTAACATCCTTAGTGGCTTGCAAAACTGTCAGTCGCTTATGTTTAAAACTTGAGTGAACAAGGGGGGATGCAACTTAACTGGAATAGAAAGCCGTCCAATacctgttgtttttaaattttttggccatgctgcatgtggactcttcattccctcaccagggatcgaactcgtgcgCACTGCCCTGGaagctcagtcttaaccactggagggtcagggaagtccccatcaagCAACTTTTAATACTTCCATCATTACCAAACAGTAAGACATGATGAATAAAACTTCTATTTGccagaacaaaaaaaaagcaaatccagCTTTCTGATTTAATGATAAACTAGCTTCACCCAGAAGAACATCTGACAGAAACCACAAGGGCCCAAAGGAAATGAACCTATGCTGTCAAGAGTGATTTCATTCTCTGTACAAATCAGAACACTTAAATGTATTACTGTAGGTATGTATTTTCACAATTTTCAGTCTTTAGTAGCTGCTGGGATTGTGATATCAGTGGGAAAAAAAGGCAGTAATAGCTAAGCTGGTGCAGTGTGAATGGGTTATTCCCAAATCCAGCCTTCGGTGCAGCACTGGCTGAAGAGCAGGGCAAGCTGCCAGACTCCTAGAGGGGCTGGAGCCCTTAATAATAGGTGAGTGACACTTCCAGGCACAGAAGACAAggtccttttatttttgttatgtgGTCACTATCAAGCCCTACTGAAGCATTTCTGTAGAGAACGTTCATTGGTGATTTAACCTGACTTCTGCAGAGCTCACCTGTGGCCTTTAGCCTGGGCTTcggcattttcttttcttttctctcaggcTTCGACTTCTTAaccatctttttgtttttcttttttgaactgcCATAGTCACTATCATCATCGTCTTCTACTAGGAAATCCTCATCACTGCCGGAATCTTctgagaggaaagaagaatttCAACGTCCAACTTAATGTATACATCCTTCCAAGTGAACAAAGGGAGAGAGTGCTAAGAATGGAGGATGGGATTTGGAAGTCAGACACTCTTGGGTTCTATTTGCAGCTGTACTACCAATTCGGTTGGAGCTGTCATTGGCCCCACCTGTAAAACGGTTTAACATGCACATGAGGGTTACATGACTGACTTGTTTGAAGAGTAGgcagaaaacaggaagagattAGGCTTAATGTGGATAAAAACTGAAGTCATCAAATAATCTTGGTAGTTCTACGTTTCCCATATAGTCCTGATAAGACCAGGAAAATGCAAGTGAACTGATTTGGTGTGTTTGGCTCAACTATAAACAAAGTAAGAAACCTACCTACAAAGCAAATACACATATGATTAGTTAATCTGAGTAACCCGTGAAACATCTAAATTCCGTTAACACCTTTTTTGCAAGGAGACGTCTACACCTTTCTCCACTAGGACAAAATACAGATCTTTAATCACAGTACCCACCAGGTAACTGCTATTCTAACAATGGTTCATTCAGTATATGAGAATGAATGATATACTTAATCACTATTTGAGTATTTAATCAGTACTTGAGTACTATTTGATGTACTTAATCAAATAATAATCATGAGAATCTCTgagtcttaaaatataaatagatatcaAACAATCATCTCTAATGACACTGAGTATCTAATTTAAGGGGCTGATTTTAACACTGAGCATCCAAAAAACTGCTGAAGTAAAACTGAGGTCACAAACCACAGCCACGACCAAGATACAAGGCACGTTACGCACTCTCCTGGAACGGCGCCTCGTCCTCCTCTTCTTGCTCCTCCTCACTGCCCACATCTTCCATGAGCATCTCCCTCTGTTTAGAGGCTGCTTTAGAGGCTGCCTGCCGTTGCTGGCGCACGTTTTTATGatcttctttttcatcttcactGTCCTCTGCAATATCAAAGTTATAATGCAATGATCAAAGAGTTATGGGTTTGACAGATGACTGGAAAAGGCAATGTAAGATATAAACTGGAGCTATATTTCATTCAGAAAGGGAAAATTCTATTCCTAAAAATGTCTACAAAATATgcaaaaagagagataaaattcAAAGAATGAACTTGAATAAGGCTATGTACCcattattatgggcttccctgatagctcagttggtaaagaatctgtctgaaatgcaggagaccccagttcgattcctgagttgagaagatccgctggagaagggataggctacccacatccagtattcttgactggagaattccatggactgagtcAGACAAAGAGTTGCAaacagatacaactgagtgactttcactttcacccactattacatataaaataacctAGGCATGTAGTTTTAGGAAATAACAAAGCTGAATTTAGGTATGAACACACGCTTCCTATAACATGCCTTAAGCTTACATTATTGTTGTACCCTAAAATCCTCAACTACATTCAAACCTATCTACACAGTTTTTAGAAACtaaagttagaaaaatattttaaatagtagaaCAGGGGAAGACAGTTTTCCAATATTTTCATTCTACAATACAAAACATACAGAACTCAAAATAATGTCAAACTACTACCCTTTTCAACGAATGAGGTGTGGCCATTTCAATTTAGGAGACGGAGGGAAATCTTCAAAACACACATTTACATCAGTCAGATCTTAAcacaattttataataaaaaattacccCCATATACTACAGTTTATTAATTAGAAACTCCGCAGCACATGGTTGTGGCCGTGCGTAAATCTGACTGAAAGGGCAGGATGCCAGCCTACGGTCTCTAGGCCAAGTTATATTTGTATCAGTTTCACCTACAGCCCTGCTCCTGGACTCTGAGGCTCCCTTATTCTGTCAAGGTTTAGCTGTTAATAAACCTTGTTATGGTCAGTGTTCAAGCCATCACTTTCACTACCAAAAACTTCACCTGAAGACAATAGACGCAAGAAGACAGCTGATTCTGGCAGACTCAAAACTAAACCCACTTGGTAGGAGGTATGCTTAACATTAATACAGAGTTATTCATCTTGAAGTGCTCAAATGTTTACAAACACAAGAGATTCAAATTAGGGTTTACAAGGTAAATGAACAGAAGTGTATGTTTACATTATCACAGCATTACTAGATAGTGCAAAAAGTTAATACAATTTCTTTTCAGACAATCATTTAGCAGACTTGAACAAGTGAAAGCAAAACAGCTCAGTGGAGTGctctcctggtgactcagtggataagaatccatctgccagtagaggggacacgggtttgatccctgatccgggaagatcccacgtgctgaagagcagctgagcccctgcaccacaactcttgagcctgagctccagagcccgggagccgtACTGCGGaggcccgtgtgccctagagcccgcccGCCGCAATGGAAGCCCGAGCACTGCGACGAAGAGTAGCGTCCGCTCGCAGCAACGAGAGAAAAGCGCAGCAgcgaagagccagcacagcccaagataaacaaattaattaaatgattagaaaaaaataGCTCAGCAGGGCGAATTCAGTGGAACTTTGTCTACGCTTTACACATTACCTAAATAGCATGGGAACGCAGACCAAAACTAAAATGTTTGGGAGCAAGGTGGAACTCTCAATTCTTGAAcgaattaaactttaaaaaataaataccaacAACAAATAATCAGGATTTAACATTTAATCTAGTCAGAGTCTCTTCAATTGATTCTTTTAAGTTAAAACTCTTACAAAAAAGCTTTCTCTGTGGCTACTGTTTCAAAAGGACCTCTTCCCAGCTAAGAAGTCAGACTAAAACGaatctttgtttgcttttcaacCCATCATCATTTCCTGTATTTTATACCTtgatttcacttagtattatatatattctatatagttTGATATCTTTTATTTGTTCATGTAAGTGGTTTTCAATTTCCATTATGCACAATTTCAATTATGCATGAGAATAATctgtaaatactttaaaaaaacaaagccccAACATCCCacctagacctactgaatcagaagtCCTGGGATGGGATGGACATaagtatgctaaaaaaaaaaaaaaaaaaaaagctttcatagGAAACGGTAATAAGCCAGCTGGACTAAGAATCATCGTGAGCTCTTTGCAGATGGAGACACTTACTGTTTGTAATGTGGTATTTACCACAGAGCCTGGCATTACTATGAAACCGCTTATTAAAAtgtccaataaataaatagataaatagaattACAGCTACTACATTAAAAAT
This genomic interval carries:
- the NUCKS1 gene encoding nuclear ubiquitous casein and cyclin-dependent kinase substrate 1 isoform X2, which encodes MSRPVRNRKVVDYSQFQESDDADEDYGRDSGPPAKKIRSSPREAKNKRRSGKNSQEDSEDSEEKDVKTKKDDSHSAEDSEDEKEDHKNVRQQRQAASKAASKQREMLMEDVGSEEEQEEEDEAPFQENSGSDEDFLVEDDDDSDYGSSKKKNKKMVKKSKPERKEKKMPKPRLKATVTPSPVKGKGKVGRPTASKASKEKTPSPKEEDEEPESPLEKKASSSPPPEKSGDEGSEDEAQSGED
- the NUCKS1 gene encoding nuclear ubiquitous casein and cyclin-dependent kinase substrate 1 isoform X1, with the translated sequence MSRPVRNRKVVDYSQFQESDDADEDYGRDSGPPAKKIRSSPREAKNKRRSGKNSQEDSEDSEEKDVKTKKDDSHSAEDSEDEKEDHKNVRQQRQAASKAASKQREMLMEDVGSEEEQEEEDEAPFQEKDSGSDEDFLVEDDDDSDYGSSKKKNKKMVKKSKPERKEKKMPKPRLKATVTPSPVKGKGKVGRPTASKASKEKTPSPKEEDEEPESPLEKKASSSPPPEKSGDEGSEDEAQSGED